The segment ATTCCGTAGGGCGTGTTTAAATACAATTTTCACAGGGGATAACCCTTTTGCTTTAGCAGTTCGTATGTAATCCTGTGTCAGCACTTCCATCATACTTGCCCTCGTCAATCTTGCAATGATTGCCATTGGTCCGGTTGCAAGAGCTAATGTCGGCAAAATCATATGCTTCCAGCTCGTCCATGTAGCAGGGGGAAGCAGTCCCCAAGTTACTGCAACCTGCTGTATGAGCATGGTTGCAAGGACAAAGTTCGGAATGGATATCCCGAAAACGGCAAAGGTCATGGCCATGTAATCTATGACACCGTTTCGTTTCAGTGCAGCAATCACTCCCAAGAAGATCCCCGAAATGACCGCAATCGCCAAGGTGATCATTCCTAGTTCGAACGAAATCGGAAAGCCGCGTCCCAACATGTCATTTACCGTCTGGGACGGCTGTTTAATCGATGGACCGAAGTCCAATGTCACTAACGTTTTTAAATACATCACATATTGAACCGGTATCGGCTTGTCCAAATGATAGTGTGCTTCTAGGTTGCGTTGGACCACATCGCTTGTAGAACGCTCTTCATTGAGTGGCGAACCCGGAATGGCATGCATCAAGAAGAAGGTCAGCGTGATGATGACCCATAAAGTTATGAGCATTGCTAGTAATCGTTTTGCTATAAAAGTTCCCATTCTCCCACTCACACTTTCTTCACTATAGGGTTTTATGTAAGGCGGCTGTTTACTGAAAAATTGTTGTTACTTACTTTAAAGTTTGACCGCTCCTTTTCGCTTGTCTAATTTTTCTATAAGCAACAAACTTAGTAAAAACACCTTATGTATTTTTCGAATAAAACTTATCAACAGAATGTCGTTCTCATTGCCAATTCTGTCATCACAAGCATGGCCTGATAAGCTTCTTTTATATCTTTTGCTTGAAATTTGACGATCGTCGTGCCAGGCTCTATTTCAGTTCCAGGCATAAGGTTTGCCCATTCCGCTTGCCCGTAATTGGCAAATTCAATACGAAGCGTCGGGTGATCAGGCGGTAACAACGGTGTTATAGTATGTATGTCATCCAAAGCCATGGACGTTCGTTCTTTAATTAGCTCTTGTGCTTTAATAGGAGTCAGTGATTTCGCAGCGGAACGCGAAGCCGCTTCCTTGACTACCGCACAATGTATACCAGGGATGAGGCTTTCTGCTTCTAGTGCCGTCTGGTCATCTCCAGCCACCATGATGACCGGTACACCATAAAAGCCAGCTACATAGGCATTAAACCCCAATTCTCCAATTTGCACATCATTTATGTACATATTTCTTACACCAAAAATCATGGAGTGAGTCATGACACCTTTCATGGAAGCCCTGGCATGATACCCTACAAAAATGGCAGCATCAAAACTATCATCCAATCCCTGCACCATCGAGAACGGTTTCACATCTCCTGTTATCAATTTGGTTTCCGGGTGCAGGTCTTCAATCAGGATGTTATTCATTTTGGAATGGCTATCATTGACGACAACCTCCTTAAATCCTTTTTCAAATGCTGTAGTCACTACTGCGTTCGCTTCTTGGGTCATTATTTTCCGACCGCGTTCATAGTTATGCAGTCTAGAATCGACGTGGGTATGATCTACTAGACCACTAATTCCTTCCATATCAACCGATATATATAAATTCACCCAGTTACCTCCTTTTGTGTTTCAATTTTCTTAATATTATAACAGTATCATGTTTATGATTCAATCAAACTAGGAAAATATGAGTCTAATTATTCAAACTTATCACACATATGTTACGATAAAACCTTTTAAAAACAAGGAGTAAATTTGAAACAATCGACAATATTAATACAAGTTTATGGATGAATATGATAGAGAATCTTATATAAAAACGTATTTCAATAAAACTTTTTGGTATTTTTTGGAATTTTGTTTCATAAAAAAAGATCCAAACTGGAGTATTACTCCTTGTCTGGATCCCACCGATTTTTATTTTAGAAGCTTCAACGATTCTCGGATGAATGCAGGAATGTCATCTGGTGTTCTACTAGAAACCAGTTGGTCATGACATACGACCACTTCCTTGTCATGGAAGTGAGCTCCTGCATTTTGCAAGTCGACCTTGATAGATGTATAACCCGTAATATCTCGTCCCTTAAGAGCTTCTGCCGTGATAAGTAATTGCGGACCATGGCAGATAGCAAAGACCGGCTTTTTGTCATCCATGAATGCTTTTGTAAAGGAAACAAATCGGTCATCTGCCCTTAGAATGTCAGGTGAGAATCCCCCCGGTAGCAACAGGGCATCGAAATCCTCCGGACTGACATCATCAATTCCTGCATCAGTCGTGACTTCCACTCCATCTGTTTTTCCTTTGACCGTTTCTCCCTTGGATTTTTCAATAACCGTTAGCTTGTGACCTGCCTCCTCGAAGGCTTTTGCAGGCTCCGTGTACTCTGAGTCTTCGAATTCATTGGTTAATAGTACTGCGATTTTTTTACTCATGATAGAACGTCTCCTTTATATTGGGATTGCTCTGTTTGATAGCTAGCTTAATATTTCGATGCAACAGAGCCAATTAGCTACATATGTGTTTAAGTACCCGCCATATGACAAACTAAACGTCCCATTACGCATCCGACATGAATTGCTGAAAAGAGCAAAAAATAAAAAGGGACAGAGAAAAGTCTCTGTCCAAAAATCCCGTGTACGAAAGGAGAAGGAAGCTGCACACGATATATTTTATGTAATAATCTATGAACTGCTTGGTCATCTATCTTCTATCAAACGCACATTTTTCACTGAGACGGTAAGATTACAGTGACCGTTGTTCCTGTCCCTTCCTCACTTTCAATATTAAGTTGTCCCCTATGTTCTTGAATAATCTTTTTAGTGATCGTCAAGCCAAGTCCCATTCCTTTTTCTTTTGAGGTGAAAAAGGG is part of the Sutcliffiella sp. FSL R7-0096 genome and harbors:
- a CDS encoding ABC transporter permease, giving the protein MGTFIAKRLLAMLITLWVIITLTFFLMHAIPGSPLNEERSTSDVVQRNLEAHYHLDKPIPVQYVMYLKTLVTLDFGPSIKQPSQTVNDMLGRGFPISFELGMITLAIAVISGIFLGVIAALKRNGVIDYMAMTFAVFGISIPNFVLATMLIQQVAVTWGLLPPATWTSWKHMILPTLALATGPMAIIARLTRASMMEVLTQDYIRTAKAKGLSPVKIVFKHALRNALLPVVTILGTLAAGILTGTFVIEKIFAIPGMGKYFVESINTRDYPVIMGTTVFYSAFLIMMLFLVDIAYGILDPRIKLHKKEGN
- a CDS encoding M55 family metallopeptidase; translation: MNLYISVDMEGISGLVDHTHVDSRLHNYERGRKIMTQEANAVVTTAFEKGFKEVVVNDSHSKMNNILIEDLHPETKLITGDVKPFSMVQGLDDSFDAAIFVGYHARASMKGVMTHSMIFGVRNMYINDVQIGELGFNAYVAGFYGVPVIMVAGDDQTALEAESLIPGIHCAVVKEAASRSAAKSLTPIKAQELIKERTSMALDDIHTITPLLPPDHPTLRIEFANYGQAEWANLMPGTEIEPGTTIVKFQAKDIKEAYQAMLVMTELAMRTTFC
- a CDS encoding type 1 glutamine amidotransferase domain-containing protein, translating into MSKKIAVLLTNEFEDSEYTEPAKAFEEAGHKLTVIEKSKGETVKGKTDGVEVTTDAGIDDVSPEDFDALLLPGGFSPDILRADDRFVSFTKAFMDDKKPVFAICHGPQLLITAEALKGRDITGYTSIKVDLQNAGAHFHDKEVVVCHDQLVSSRTPDDIPAFIRESLKLLK